The nucleotide sequence ATGACGGGGGTGGTGCCGTCGAGACCGTGTTCGGCCATGGCGGCGGCGATGTGCGCGTGATGGTGCTGGACCCGCTCCGGTTCGGGCAGCCCGGTCTCGGCGGCGCGGCGGCGGGCGTGTGCCGTGGAGTGGTAGCCGGGGTGCCGGTCGGCGGCGATCAGGACCGGGGTGACGCCGGTGAGGCCGGTGAGGTGGGTCTCGACGCGGCGGGCGGCGTCCAGGGTGGCGAGGTCGCCCATGTCCCCGATGTGCGGGCCGAACCACGCCTGGTCGTCCTCGCCGAGGCAGAGCGCGTTCTTCAGGTCGCCGCCCACCGCGAGCGCCGGCCTGACCGGCACCGGGAGGGTCAGCGGGCGGGGTACGTGTCCGCGGGAGCGGCGCAGGAGTTGGACGGTGCCGTCGGGGCGGACCCGGAGCAGGGAGTCGTCGCAGGGAGCGGCGATGGTCCGGTCGTGGGTGAGCCAGGCGTCGGCGAGTCCGGCGAGCCGGATCAGCGCTTCGGCGTCGTCGGTGACGATGGGCTCGCCGGAGCGGTTGCCGCTGGTCATGACGAGCGCGCGGGGTCCCGGAGCGTCGCCGGGGAGGCCGAACAGCAGGGTGTGCACGGGGGTGTAGGGCAGCATGACGCCGATGTGGGGGCTGCCCGGCGCGATCTCGTCGGCGAGGCGGGGGCCGTCGCCGGGGGGACGAGCGCGCAGCAGGACGATGGGGCGCTCGGGCCCGGTGAGGGCGGCGCGTTCGGCGGCGCCGAGGACGGCGACTCGTTCGGCGGTGGCGAGGTCGGCGCACATCACGGCGAACGCCTTGCCGCCGCGTTCCTTGCGGGCGCGCAGGGTGGCGACGGCGCGTGGGTCGGTGGCGTCGCAGGCCAGGTGGTAGCCGCCGAGGCCCTTGACCGCGACGATCCGGCCCTGGCCGAGCAGGGCCCGCGCGGTGCTGAGGGCGTCGGCGTCGCGGGCCGGGCGGATGCCGGTGCCTGCGGCGGGGACGAGGCTCAGGCCGGGGCCGCAGTCGGGGCAGGCGACGGGCTGGGCGTGGAAGCGCCGGTCGAGCGGGTCGCCGTACTCGCGGGCACAGGCGGGGCACAGCGGGAAGCGGGCCATGGTGGTGGCCGCGCGGTCGTAGGGCATCGCGGTGGCGATGGTGAAGCGGGGGCCGCAGTGGGTGCAGGTGACGAAGGGGTGCCGGTGGCGGCGGTCGGCGGGGTCGGCGAGTTCGCGCAGGCAGTCGGCGCACGCAGCGGTGTCGGGCGGCAACTGGGTGCGGCCCGTGCTGTGTCCGGTGGCCTGGATGGTGAACGCGCCGGTGGTGCCGGTGGGCACCAGGTCCTCGTGGGCGATGCCGGTGACCGAGGCGAGCGGGGGCGGGCGTTCGGCGAGCAGCTCGCAGAACCGCTCCACCTCGGCAAGGGGGCCCTCGATCTCGATGAGGACGCCGTCGGCGGTGTTGCCGACGAAGCCGGTGAGGGCGAGGCCGGCGGCGAGCCGGTGCGCGTGGGGCCGGAACCCGACCCCTTGCACCGTGCCCCGCACGGTGAGGCGGCGGCGCACCCGGCCCGTCGCGGGGGCCGTCATGAGCGCGGGGCGGCGGCCGGGTGGTGGTCGTGGGAGTGCCCGGCGTGGTCGTGGCCGTGCGGGCCGGGTGCGAGCGGCGGGCGGTGGGCGGGGGGTGCGTGGCGGACGGCGAGGGCGCGCTCCAGCAGGGCGTCGACGCCGTCGCCGCTGCGGGCGCAGGTCCGTACGGTCTCCACGCCGGGGTTGACCCGCTGGACGTTGGCCCGGAAGGCGGCCTCGTCGAAGGCGGCGGCCTGGGCGAGGTCGGTCTTGGTGATGGCGACCAGGTGGGCGGAGCCGAAGGCGGTGGGGTACTTCAGCGGTTTGTCCTCGCCCTCGGTGACGGCCATCAGGGAGATCCTGAGGGTCTCGCCGAGGTCGTAGGAGGCCGGGCAGACGAGGTTGCCGACGTTCTCCACGAACAGCACCTCGGTGTCGGCGGGGAGCCAGCCGTCGAGGCGGTCGCGGACCTGGCCGGCCTCCAGGTGGCACAGTCCGTCGGTGAGGAGCTGCTGGACGGGGGCACCGGAGCGGGCGAGGCGCTGGGCGTCGTTCTCGGTGGCGAGGTCGGCGGTGAGCGCGGCGACGGGGACACCGCGCTGGACGGCGCGGGCCAGGACGCGGCCGAGGAGTTCGGTCTTGCCGCTGCCGGGGCTGGACAGGAGGTTGACCACCGTGACACCCCGTTCGGTGAGGTCCTCACGCAGACGGGCGGCGAGATCGTCGTTCTTGGCCAGGACGGCCTGCTTGACGTCGGACCGGCACATGGGCACAGCTCCTCGGGAAGATCGGGCAGGCCCTGGGCCGTGCCGGGCACGGCCCAGGGATCTCACCGATCTTCGGCTCCGCCCGCCCCGAGGCCGGGCAGCGCAGCCGCGTGCGGGGGCCCTGATTCCATCGGGCGGCCCAACGGGGGCGCGGATGCGGCCGGATCGGCCAGCAGTACGGGGACGAGCGTGTGCAGCGCGTCGACGGCACGCTCGACGGCCTCGCGCACGGGTTCGCTGAGTCCGGGGGCGATGTCCTCGTCGGCGCTGGGCAGCACGGCGGGCTCGCAGGCCAGGACGAGGACGCGGGGCAGGGGTTCGTCGCCCAGGTGGGTGGCGAGGGCGAGCACCTTCTGGGGGTCCATGCCGTGGGCCTCGGGAACCACGGTGTCGTCCGGCGGTTCGGCCTCGACCAGGGACAGCGTGCCGGGGCGCTGTCCTCGGGGTGCGGCGTCGACGAGGACGGCGGTGGCGCAGCCGCCGAGCAGGGCGTAGGCGAGGTCCATGCCCCGGATGCCGAAGTCCCGCACGTGCGCGCCGGACGGCAGGGGGCGTCGGTCGAGGGCGCGGATCACCTCGGGGCCGAAGGCGTCGTCGCCGAGGAAGATGTTGCCGACCCCGGCGACGAGCAGGGGTTCTGGGGTCTGGGGGGTCATCGTCCGTCTCCGGGGTGCAGGGGGCGCGTGACGTCCGAGGGGATCTTGCGGACGAACGCCGAGCGCAGGGCGTGGTAGGGCGCGGTGGGGTCGCAGAAGACGGCGTGCATGCGGGCGAGCTCGTCGCGCCGGTGGTCGGCGAGTGGCCGTAGCGCTTCGTCGGCGCGGCGGGCGGCGGCCTTGGCGGCGATCCGGTCGGCGAGACCGGGGGCGGCGGCGAGTTCGGCGGCCATGGCCTCGACGGTCCCCGCGAACTCCCCCGGCGCGGCCGGGACGAGACGGTCCACCAGGCCGAGCCGGACCCCTCGGGCGGCGCTGACCGGCAGCGCCTCGGCGGTCAGGCGGCGCGCGGTCTCGGGGCCGGTGCGGCGGGGCAGCGAGTACGTCCAGAACTCGGAGCCGTACAGGCCCATGCGCCGGTAGTGCGGGTTGAGCACGGCGCCGGTGCGGCACCACACCTCGTCGGCGGCGAGGGCGAGCATGGCGCCTCCGGCGGCCGCGTTGCCCGCGAGCGCCGCCACCACCAGCCGGTCGGTGGTGCGCAGTACGGCCTCGACCACGTCGTCCATGGCGACGAGGTTGCGCCAGGACTCCTCGCCGGGGTCGGGGGCGCCCTCGATGACGTTGAGGTGGATGCCGTTGGAGAAGAAGTCGCGGGCGCCGCCGAGGACGAGCACGGAGGTGGGGCGGGCGAGGGCGTACTGGTAGGCGGCGAGGAGTCTGCGGCACTGGTCGGTGCTCATCGCGCCGCCGGGGAAGGAGAAGCTGACGAAGCCGGTGGTGCCGTGTTCCCGGTAGCGGATGTCGGCGTAGGTGCGGCGGCCTTCGGGGAGGTCGAGCGGGGCCGGGATCTCGGGCGGCGCCGTGGTGTGCGGGGCCCTCCAGGAGGCGAGGACGGTGGCGGCGGGGCGGCGGAAGGGGGCCGGGTCGCCGGAGTTCCTGCGGGGGCGCAGCTCGGGGATCCACACGGCGCCGTCGCGGGTGGCGCGGCAGACGGCTCCGGCGCGGGTGGCGAGGAGGTCGCCGGGGCGGCCGCGCAGGTGGTCCTCGAGGTGGCCGCCGTGCAGGAAGACCTCGCGGCCATGGAGTTCGTCGAGGACGCCCGGCTGGGAGTCGGCGCCGCGCAGTTTGCGCAGCACGGTCGGGGTGTCGTCGCGCTCCCAGTCGATGCGGCGCCGCTCCTGGCGGAAGTGGTCGCGCCAGACGACGGAGGGCCAGTCGCCGGTCTGCGGGCGGGGTTTGTGGTCGCCCTCGGCGTACCGGCGCACGGCGCGGTGCAGGGCGGTCATGGCGGCGTCGGCCGCTTCGTTGCGGTACAGGTCGCTCTTGCCGGTGGCCGGCACGGGGAAGGGCTCGTCGGCCCAGACCGGGCCCGCGTCCATGCCCGCCTCGGCCTGCAGGACGGTGACGCCCCAGTGGCCGGCCTCCTCGGCGACGGCCCAGTCCAACGAGGAGGGGCCCCGGTCCCCCGGCGGGCCGGGGTGCACGATCAGGCAGGTGTACTCACGCCAGAGGTCCTCGGGCAGCGCCGTCTTCAGCATGGGCGCGACGATCAGCTCGGGACGCAGCTCGCGTGCGGCGGCGCGGACGGGGTCGGGACCGTGCGTGGCGAGTACGACGTCCACCCGGTGGCCGGCGTCCGAGAGTTCGGCGTAGGCGCGTTGGGAGAGGCTGTTGAACGCGCTGGCGACCAGCAAAATGTCCATGGGACCGTATGTTCGTCCATGTTCCGGGCGTCATGTAGGACCATCGGAACGTTTCCTCACCCCTACCAGGCGGATTCCGCTCATGGCGGGGCATTACCGGCTTCTCGACGCGGGCGTGCGTTCGGTATCCGGTCCGGAGTTCGGATGCGGAGGTGGTCCGGGCGGGTGACGATGGTGGGACGGCTCGTTTCCCTCCGCCGGGGAGGTCCCATGACCGCTTCCGCCACCGGGCGTTTCGATCCGGCGCGTGTGGCCGCCCTGTCCGGGCCGTTCGCACCCGTCGCCGAGGAGGTGGACGAGGTCTCCCTGGTGGTGGAGGGCGAGCTTCCTGAGGAACTCGACGGCGTCTACCTGCGCAACGGCCCCAATCCGCGCTTCACCCCCATCGGCTCCTTCCTGTATCCGATCGACGGCGACGGCATGCTGCACGGCGTGTGGATCGAGGGCGGCCGGGCCCGCTACCGCAACCGCTTCGTGCGCACCCCCGCCGTTCTCGCCGAGGAGCGGGCGGGACGGGCGCTGTGGGGCGGCATCGAGTCGATGATCACCCCGGACGAGCGGGAGGTGGGCCCCGCACTGGCCCACACCTTCCGGGACCTGCCCGACATCAACGTGGTCCGGCACGCGGGCAGGCTGCTCGCGCTGGCCGAGGCCGGCTGCCCGTTCCGGATGACCCCGGAGCTGGAGACGGCCGGCCGGGAGACGTTCGGCGGCGCCATGCCCGCCGGGATCACCGCGCACCCGAAGACCGATCCGGTCACCGGGGAGATGGCGGTGTTCTGCTACGCGATGGAGCCGCCCTACCTGACCTGGTCGCTGATCGCCCCGGACGGGACGGTGACCCGGGGTCCGGTGCCCGTCACCGGGGTCGACGAGCCGATGATGATCCACGACATGGCCCTCACCGGCCGCTTCCTGGTACTGGTCCTCGCCCCCGTCTTCTTCGACCTCTCGGCGGCGATGAGCGGCGGCTCGCTGATCGACTGGCGCCCGGAGGCGGGCACCCGCGTACTGCTGATCCCCCGCGACGGATCGCCGGTGCGGGAGGTGTCGGACGACGCCTTCTGGCTCTGGCACACCGTCAACGCCCACGACGAGGCCGACGGCACGGTGGTGCTGGAGTACGTGCAGTGGTCACGACTGTCCCTCGGCGACTCCGACGGCGGGCCGAACCGCAGCACCCTGGTCCGGGCGGTGCTGGACCCGACGACGGGCCGGATGCGGCGTACGACGCTGGACGACGCCCGGGTGGAGTTCCCGCGCATCGACGACCGCCGGATCGGCGCCCGGCACGGCCGGGTCGCCGTGGCCTGGGACAGCGAGTGCTCCCCCGGTCTGCTGCCGGTCGAGTTCGACGCGCTGCGCTGGTACGACACCGCCGCGCCCGGCGCCCCGTCCCGCGCCTGGTACGGCGGTGACCTGTCGGTGGGCGAACCGGCGTTCGCGCCCTCGCCGGGCCACGCGGGCGAGGACCGGGGCCACTGGCTGGCCTTCGCCACCGACCGCACGGACGGCAGCGCGCGTCTCCTGGTGTTCCCCGCCGAGGAACCGGAGAGCGGCCCTGTGGCCCGGGTGCGCATCCCGGTGCGGGTCCCGCTGGGTCTGCACGGCAACTGGCTGCCGACCGAGGAGTAGCCCACGCGGCCCAGTGGGCGTCACCCGCTGTCCGGTTTGCCCGTAGCGTCGGAGGTGATCGACGGTCAGCTCGGCGGGTGCGGAGGCGAGGCGGGCGCGTGGCGGCTGGTGACGGGCGGCGGACGGGGCACGGGCGGTCCACTCCGGCCGCGCGGGGCGCGGTGCCGGGCAGCCGTCCGGCGTACACCGTGCGGCTGCCCTCGGTGACCCGGTCCATCCCGCGGACCTCGGTGGCCGAACGGACCGTGGGCTGGCTGCGGATCGCCGCGGCCTACGCGTGGCGGCTCATCCTGGTCGGCATCGTCGTCTGGGGCATCTTCAGCGTGCTGGGCCGTTTCCAGCTCATCGCCGTCTCGCTGTTCCTGGCGCTGGTCGTGACTTCGGTGCTGCGGCCGCTCGCCGACCTGCTGAACCGGTTCATGCCCCGGCCGCTGAGCGTCGCCCTCGCCATCATCGGCAGCATCGTGCTCGTCCTGGGGCTGCTTGCGCTCGTGGGCAACGCGGTGGCGGGCGAGTCGACGCGGCTGAGCGGGGAGTTCCGGGGCGGGGTGCACCGGATCGAGGAGTGGCTGCGGCAGCCGCCTTTCCGGCTGAGCGCGGACCGGCTCGCCGCCCTCCAGCAGGAGGTGACGGACTATCTCTCCCGGCACCGGGCCAGTCTGTTCAGCAGTGCCGTGTCCGGTCTGGGCCGGGTGGTGGAGGTGATCACGGGCGGGGCGCTGGCGCTGTTCGCCTCGGTCTTCTTCATCCACTCCGGCGAGCGGCTGTGGGGCTGGGTGAGCCTCAGGCTGCTGCCGCGCGGCGCCCGTCCCGTGTGGCACCGCGCGGGTCACGCCGCCTGGCGGACCTTCGCCGGGTACACGCGGGGCATCATCATCATCGCCGCGACCAACGCGATCCTGGTCGGCATCGTGCTGTTCATCCTGCGGGTGCCGCTGGCGCTGCCGCTGACCCTGCTGGAGTTCTTCGCCGCGTTCGTGCCGCTGGTGGGTTCGCCGGTGGCGCTCGGGGTGGCGACGGTCGTGGCGCTGGCCGGGCGCGGTCCGCTGACGGCCGTCGCGGTGCTGGTGCTCATCGTGGTCATCGGCCAGTTGGAGGGGCATGTGCTGCATCCGCTGGTGATGAGCTGGGCGGTGCGGCTGCATCCGCTGGTCGTCGCGGTGTCCGTGATCGCGGGGAGCATCGTGGCCGGGGTGATCGGCGCCGTGGTGGCGGTGCCGTTCGTGTCGGTGGTGTGGGCGGTGCTGGGGGCGCTGCGGGCGCCTCCGCCGAAGGTGTAGGGCCCGGCTCAGCCGAGCGCCACGCTGGCCTCTACGGCGTGCACGTCGGCGAGGACGTCCGCGTCGCCGGCGTCCGAGGCGAGCGCGAGGAGGAAGGCGGCGTGGTCGCCGGGGGCGGCCACCACGGTCAGCTCCAGGCGCGCGGTGCCGCCGTCGTGCGGGACGTCCAGGGCGACGGTGTGCGCGGGGCGGCCGCCCAGTTCGGTGCGGCGGGACTCGGTGAGGGTGGGCGCCGCGTCGGGGAAGAAGAACGCGGCGTTGGAGCGGGCGGCGCCCTCGGCCGTACGGCGCAGCTCCGCGCTCGGCACGGGCCGCCCGGCGGCGCCGGTGAGCACGGTGGCGTCCTCGGCCGCAGCGGCGTCGGAGGTACGGCTGATCCGGGAGGAGAAGGCGCCGATCAGCTCCCGGTCCGCCGCCGCGTCGTGCCGCCAGCCCTCGGGCACGGAGTAGGAGACGCCCGCGCGGGTGTCATTCACACGCGGCTCGCCGCCGTCCTCCCCCGGCCAGGAGAGCGCGGCCCCCGCGCACGCGACGGTCACGCCGAGCGCGGCGAGCCCCGCCCACAGCCGCCCGTGCCGCGGCCGTGCTGCCGGTGCCGGGGTGTTCGGTGATGGCGTCGTCATGTCCTCAGCCTGCCCGACGGGGCGCGAATACGCCCAAGTGCGGGTACTCGACCGCCCCAACCGGCCAAGGCCCCCGCAGCGCCCCTCCCGACGGCCGGGCCTGCGCTCGCCCGGCAGGTCGGCGCCTCATGACGGTGCGCGGGACGGCCGGGGGCCGGGTCCCGCGCACGGTGGGCTGCCGGTGCGTCAGCCGTTGGCGAGGCTGCGCAGCCTGCTGAGGGAGCCGTTGAACTTGTCGTGGTCGCCCACGGTCTTGCCGGAGGAGGTGTACTGCCACATGGTGTGCGTGGACCAGCCGGCCGGCAGGGTGCCGGGGGTGGAGGCGTAGCGGGCGATCCACAGCGGGTGGGAGGAGGCGAAGCCGGAGTAGTTCCCGGTGCAGTCCTTCCACCAGTTGGTGGCCGTGTAGATGACGGCGGACCGGCCGGTGCGGGCCTTGTAGCGGTTCAGGAAGTCCTTGATCCAGCTCACCATGCCGCTCTTGGACTTGCCGTAGCAGGACGCCCCGTAGGGGTTCCACTCGATGTCGAGGACACCGGGCAGCGTCTTGCCGTCCTTGGACCAGCCGCCGCCGTGGTCGACGAAGTAGTCGGCCTGGGTCTTGCCGCTGGTGGTGTCGGGCGTGGCGAAATGGTACGAGCCCCGGATCATGCCCGCGGCGTAGGGGCCGTCGTACTGCTGGGTGAAGTAGGGGTTCTTGTAGTACGTCCCCTCGGTCGCCTTGGTGTAGGCCCACTTGGTGCCCGCACCCCACAGGGTGGACCAGGAGACGTCGCGCTGGTGGCTGGAGACGTCCACGCCCTCGGTCTGGGTCACCCGGGCGGCGGACCGGGCGGCGGCCAGGGGCGCGCCTCCGTCGTGGGCGCGTACGCCCACGCCCATGTAGGCGCTGCCGCGCTGGGCGGTCGGCCCGCCGGAGTCGGGCACGGCGGCGGGGGGCGACAGGAAGAGGAGAAGGCCGGTCAGGACGCCGGTGAGACACAGGCGTGAGCTGCGGCCGCTGGGGAGGAGTATGTCGCTTCGCACGACTTCCATCTGACCCGCCATCGGGCCGTCCCGCACGCCGGACTGGGCCCAACGAAGCCATGCGCGGCCGGTCCTTGGGCCATGTGGGTGCCCTCGGGGCGTGGCCCGGCCGGGAGGTGCCCCCGGCCGGGCGACTCGGACGCGGGTCAGCCGTCGATGCGGTGCTGGGTCCAGAAGGAGGTGAGGTCGGTGCTGGTCGCGGCCTGGGCGGCGGCCTTGAACTCGGCGGTGGTGGAGACGCCGTACCAGTGGGCGGTGGCGTAGTCCTTCAGCAGCTTGGCCATCGCGGTGTCACCGAGGACGCGGCGCAGGTCGTGCAGGGCGCACTTGCCGTAGCCGTAGACGACGGTGGAGTAGCGGGAGGAGTGGGCGTCCCAGTAGGCCATCGAGTTGGTGATCTTCTCGGCGCTGGACGCCCAGGAGACGCTGCTCCAGCAGCCCGAGCCGGTCTTGCCCTGGGCGAGGTCGGTGGCGTAGTCGGTGAAGGACTCGTCCAGCCAGGGGGTGTTGTACTCGTCGTCGCCGACGATGCCGTACCACCACTGGTGGGCGATCTCGTGGGTGAGCGCGGTGGTGCTGACCAGGTCGAGGACGAAGCCGGGGTACTCCATGCCGCCGAACCAGAAGTTGTTGTCGATGACCGCGTCCAGTTCCCCGTAGGGGTAGGCCCCGAAGCGGCCCGCGTGGGCGTCGACGGCGCTCTTGGCGGTGGTGAGCATCGACTGGGCGTTGGTGGAGCTGATCGCGGAGACGGAGTAGACGTTGACCGGGACGCCGCCGGGCGAGGTGCCGGAGATCTTGCTGAAGGGCCCGGCGGCCCAGGCGAAGTCCCGCACCTTGGAAGCGGTGGCGGTGGTCACCGTACGACCGCTGCTGCCGGGGGTGTCGGTGGAGGTGCCGGTGGCGGGGACCAGCAGGGTGCTGGGGTGGTCGAGGGTGACCTTGAAGTCGGCGGCCAGGGAGTAGAAGGACTCGCCGTTGTTGGTGTACGGGTCGAGGTGCCAGCCGGCGCCGTCGCGGACCGCGAGGACGGGCAGCGCGTTGCCGATGAAGCTGAAGGCGCCGTCGTGTCCGAACCGGTCGGCGCCCTCGGGCACGGTGATGCCGAGGTCGAAGCCGATGGTGGCGCTCTGTCCCTGGGCGAGCGGGGCCGGAAGCGTGATCTTCAGGGCGGTGCAGGCCACGGAGAGGTCGCCCGCCGTGCCGCCGGTGACGTTGCTGACCTTGATGGGCGGCGCCGAGCACGTGCCGTGGTAGTTGTCCCACAGCCGGAGGTAGACCTCGCTGAGCGCGGTGGCCGAGGCGTTGGTGAAGGTGGCGCTCTGGTGGCCGTTCCACACCGTGCCCGTGCTGTCGCTGCTCAGGCTGACGGTGTAGGCGGGCGCGGCCGGGGTGCGCACCGAGTCGGCCGGGGGCGGGGTGGTGCCGCCCGAGGTGTCGAGCGCGATGTCGTCCAGGACGAAGCTGGTCTGGAGGCTGGAGTCCTCGGTGCCGGTGAAGGCGAGGTTCACGGTCTGGCCCGCGTACGACGACACGTCGATCGTCTTGCGGACGTAGCCGGAGGCGCGGTCCAGGTTGGAGTAGGTGGCCAGCGTGGTGGAGCCGACCTTGGCCGTGAGCTTGTCGTAGGCCGTGGACGACGTGGTCTCGGCGGTGTCGACGTGCAGATGGAAGCTCAGGGTGGCGGTCACGCAGTCGCCCGGGACGGTGACGCTCTGGGTGAGGGTGTCGGTGCGGGTGCGGCCGGTGCCGTCCAGCCAGGCGAACGAGGTGCCGCCGTGGGCGCTCTGCCCGGTGCGGCTGGTGATCAGGCCGGACGGGGACTGGGTCCAGGGCGAAGTGCCGCTTTCGAAGCCGCCGTTGACGACCGACTGCGTGGGGGTGCACGCGGCGGCTGCCGAGGGCTGCGCGGTGGCGGGGGTGCCGGGGAGGCAGACGGCGATCAGGGCGGCTGCGGCGAGCACGCCGGTGCCGAGCGCCCGGTGGGGGGTGGGTCTCACACGCTACTCCTTTGGCGGCGGCCGGTGTCCGGCCTGCTCGGTGGCCGCGTGCCGGACGGGGTGCGTGCCGGGGCGGCCGAGGGGCGGGGGTGCGCGATCGCTGTGCGGTGCTGCACCGCGCCCCTGCGGGCGTGGCTGCCGAAAGAGTGACAGATTTGACCAGGGCATGCCAGACGGTCGCCCGGGGCACCGGTGCCGCCGGGTGCGGGGCGCCGGTGCCGGGGCGGGTCAGGCGGTGCGCAGCTCCATGAAGACCGCGCGCAGCCGGGTGCCGTCCGGGCCGGGCCAGCCGGTCGCCACATGGCCGACCGCGCCCTCGGGGCAGGCGGGCGGCTCGGTGCCGGGGACGGGACGCAGGACGCGGTGGACACGCAGCACGGTGCCGTGGGGCGCGGGCACGCCGGTTCCGTCCGCGTCGTCGACGGGGGCCGGGGTGTGGGCCGCCGTGGGGAGGGGTTCGCCGGTGTAGGAGCGGGTGACCTCGTGGTCGGGGATGTCGCTGACGCGCTGCGCCATGGCCTGCGCGGTGCCGCCGATCAGGGCGAGCAGCTCCGTGGTCAGCACCGGGTCGTGGCAGCCGTCGTACACCCAGCGCTTGCCCAGGACGCCGTGTTCCGTGGTGCCGATCAGGGCGTCCTCGGCACCGTCGAGGGGTGCGCCTCGGTAGGTGAGCGGGACCAGGTAGGCGGTGGGCTCGGGGGTGGAGCCGTCGGTGACCACCATGAACTCGATGCCGACCGCACCCTCGGGGTCGTCCAGCCGGAAGCCGCCGGTCCGCTCCAGCTCGGGCCCGCCGGAGCCGCTCCGGTACCAGGGGCGGGTCGGGAGCCAGGGGGTGAGGAGTTCGAGCTTGGTCGGGGTCAGGGTGGTCTGGTGGATGACGGCCATCGAGCGGTGCCCCTCCTGCGTACGGTGACGGAACCTCTGGAGTCTTCCACACCGGTTCCGGGACAACTGCGACCTGCGGTGCGGAAGTTGACATGGTCCGGCTTCTGGTCCCGGGGACCCGCCCGGCGGTATACAAGGCCGGTCGAGGGCGCCCGGGGCGCCGGTCCGAGTCGGAGGGGGACGTTCTCATGGTGCGTGGCGAAGAGACGGGCGGACGGCGTCGGCGGGCCGGCCTCGGGGCCGTACTCGGCGGATGCGCCCTGGTCGCCGGCTCGGTGGTCCCGGCGGCCGCACAGCCGGGCGGCCACCACGGTACGGAGTACGCGGCGCTCGGCGACTCCTACACCTCGGGCCCGCTGATACCGGACCAGGTCGACGCCGCCTGCGCGCGCTCGGACCGCAACTACCCCTCGCTGGTGGCCGACCGGCGCCGGGTGGGCACGTTCGAGGACGTGAGCTGTTCCGGGGCGACGACGGCCGAGATGTGGCGGGCCCAGGGCACCAACGGACCTCAGCTCGACGCGCTGAACCGTGGCACCGACCTGGTCACCGTGCAGATCGGCGGCAACGACGTCGGCTTCGGCTCGATCATCGCCACCTGCGCCCGGCTCGGCGCCACCGACCCGGCGGGCAACCCCTGCGAGCGCTCCTACCGGGCCGCCGGATACGACGAGTTGACGGCCGCCGTCGCCCGGACGGCACCCAAGATCGACCGCGTGCTGCGTGCCGTGCGGGCACGGGCGCCGCACGCGCGCGTGCTGCTGGTCGGCTACCCGGACCTGCTCCCCGACGACGGCACCGGCTGCTTCCCCTCGGTGCCGTTCGCGCGCGGTGACTTCCCCTATCTGCGCGACACCGGCAAGCGGCTCAACCTGATGCTGCGCCTGGTCGCGGCCTGGAACCGGGTGGAGTACGTCGACACCTACGGACCCACGGTCGGCCACGACATGTGCAAGGCGCCCGCCGAGCGCTGGATCGAGCCGCTGAAGCCGGCCTCCCCCGCGGCCCCCGCCCACCCCAACGCGCGGGGCGAGGCGGCGATGGCGGAAGCGGTGCTGGACCGGCTGGACCGGGGGCATGGCCGGGGCTGACCGGGAGCGCGGTCGGGGCTGACCGGCCACGCCCCCGAGCCCAGGGCTCAGTCGCCGAGCGCGCCGAGGACGACGCCCTGGGCCTCCTCCTGCACACGGGCCAGGTGGTCCGGGCCGAGGAACGACTCGGCGTACACCTTGTACACGTCCTCGGTGCCCGAGGGGCGGGCCGCGAACCAGGCGTTGGC is from Streptomyces seoulensis and encodes:
- the hypF gene encoding carbamoyltransferase HypF — protein: MTAPATGRVRRRLTVRGTVQGVGFRPHAHRLAAGLALTGFVGNTADGVLIEIEGPLAEVERFCELLAERPPPLASVTGIAHEDLVPTGTTGAFTIQATGHSTGRTQLPPDTAACADCLRELADPADRRHRHPFVTCTHCGPRFTIATAMPYDRAATTMARFPLCPACAREYGDPLDRRFHAQPVACPDCGPGLSLVPAAGTGIRPARDADALSTARALLGQGRIVAVKGLGGYHLACDATDPRAVATLRARKERGGKAFAVMCADLATAERVAVLGAAERAALTGPERPIVLLRARPPGDGPRLADEIAPGSPHIGVMLPYTPVHTLLFGLPGDAPGPRALVMTSGNRSGEPIVTDDAEALIRLAGLADAWLTHDRTIAAPCDDSLLRVRPDGTVQLLRRSRGHVPRPLTLPVPVRPALAVGGDLKNALCLGEDDQAWFGPHIGDMGDLATLDAARRVETHLTGLTGVTPVLIAADRHPGYHSTAHARRRAAETGLPEPERVQHHHAHIAAAMAEHGLDGTTPVIGVAFDGTGYGDDGTVWGGEILLADYTGHRRFAHLVPAPLPGGDAGVANPCRQALARLWAAGLDWTPDLPSVAACTETELSVLHGQLTHQIACVPTSSMGRLFDAVSSLTGACHRAGHEAEAALALEALALEARDADSGAYAFGFPPGPRVDPAPVLRALLADQRRGVPAPVLAARFHRGVAGAVAELCRRAREATGLGTVALTGGVFANALLEEDSTTRLTADGFTVLRHGQVPPNDGGLALGQLMVAARAPRPARAR
- the hypB gene encoding hydrogenase nickel incorporation protein HypB; translated protein: MCRSDVKQAVLAKNDDLAARLREDLTERGVTVVNLLSSPGSGKTELLGRVLARAVQRGVPVAALTADLATENDAQRLARSGAPVQQLLTDGLCHLEAGQVRDRLDGWLPADTEVLFVENVGNLVCPASYDLGETLRISLMAVTEGEDKPLKYPTAFGSAHLVAITKTDLAQAAAFDEAAFRANVQRVNPGVETVRTCARSGDGVDALLERALAVRHAPPAHRPPLAPGPHGHDHAGHSHDHHPAAAPRS
- a CDS encoding hydrogenase maturation protease; translated protein: MTPQTPEPLLVAGVGNIFLGDDAFGPEVIRALDRRPLPSGAHVRDFGIRGMDLAYALLGGCATAVLVDAAPRGQRPGTLSLVEAEPPDDTVVPEAHGMDPQKVLALATHLGDEPLPRVLVLACEPAVLPSADEDIAPGLSEPVREAVERAVDALHTLVPVLLADPAASAPPLGRPMESGPPHAAALPGLGAGGAEDR
- a CDS encoding hydrogenase maturation protein, translating into MDILLVASAFNSLSQRAYAELSDAGHRVDVVLATHGPDPVRAAARELRPELIVAPMLKTALPEDLWREYTCLIVHPGPPGDRGPSSLDWAVAEEAGHWGVTVLQAEAGMDAGPVWADEPFPVPATGKSDLYRNEAADAAMTALHRAVRRYAEGDHKPRPQTGDWPSVVWRDHFRQERRRIDWERDDTPTVLRKLRGADSQPGVLDELHGREVFLHGGHLEDHLRGRPGDLLATRAGAVCRATRDGAVWIPELRPRRNSGDPAPFRRPAATVLASWRAPHTTAPPEIPAPLDLPEGRRTYADIRYREHGTTGFVSFSFPGGAMSTDQCRRLLAAYQYALARPTSVLVLGGARDFFSNGIHLNVIEGAPDPGEESWRNLVAMDDVVEAVLRTTDRLVVAALAGNAAAGGAMLALAADEVWCRTGAVLNPHYRRMGLYGSEFWTYSLPRRTGPETARRLTAEALPVSAARGVRLGLVDRLVPAAPGEFAGTVEAMAAELAAAPGLADRIAAKAAARRADEALRPLADHRRDELARMHAVFCDPTAPYHALRSAFVRKIPSDVTRPLHPGDGR
- a CDS encoding carotenoid oxygenase family protein, producing the protein MTASATGRFDPARVAALSGPFAPVAEEVDEVSLVVEGELPEELDGVYLRNGPNPRFTPIGSFLYPIDGDGMLHGVWIEGGRARYRNRFVRTPAVLAEERAGRALWGGIESMITPDEREVGPALAHTFRDLPDINVVRHAGRLLALAEAGCPFRMTPELETAGRETFGGAMPAGITAHPKTDPVTGEMAVFCYAMEPPYLTWSLIAPDGTVTRGPVPVTGVDEPMMIHDMALTGRFLVLVLAPVFFDLSAAMSGGSLIDWRPEAGTRVLLIPRDGSPVREVSDDAFWLWHTVNAHDEADGTVVLEYVQWSRLSLGDSDGGPNRSTLVRAVLDPTTGRMRRTTLDDARVEFPRIDDRRIGARHGRVAVAWDSECSPGLLPVEFDALRWYDTAAPGAPSRAWYGGDLSVGEPAFAPSPGHAGEDRGHWLAFATDRTDGSARLLVFPAEEPESGPVARVRIPVRVPLGLHGNWLPTEE